The following coding sequences are from one Streptomyces sp. NBC_01431 window:
- a CDS encoding MFS transporter, translating into MTTADPRALRGAPRLGRPFRWLWSSSVASNAGDGITRTLLPLLVVAGHPQPLVVAGLTAVNMLPWLLFALPAGVLVDRHDRRRLLVLSNVVRAAALLGAIAAFAAGGSVPLLYGLAFVLGVAETLAETAGPAMLPAIVAPQQLERANGQLFAPQVILNEMAGPPLAGLLVGIGATLALATGGALYAVAAVLLTGLAKAVPAPRETARAGSSMWREIRAGVGFVLGRAALARTLAASALYGLVYSATFSMLVLLAYGSLRLHAVGYGLLLTVGSIGSVFGTWLAGRLAEKVPTIPLALASLVLSGTAYIAMGLAGNVVAVGAALLCNGVFMMSWNIPVLSLRQRFAPAELQGRVMSVSRLCSWGTMPLGAALGGLLARFSSVATVFVTFGAALIVGALVLLAPLRKVVLTQGAVDGTGSHHRHTDDERGDNDSHSV; encoded by the coding sequence TTGACCACGGCAGATCCCCGGGCCCTGCGCGGCGCGCCCCGGCTCGGGCGCCCGTTCCGGTGGCTCTGGTCGTCCTCGGTGGCCTCCAACGCCGGGGACGGCATCACCCGTACCCTGCTGCCCCTGCTCGTGGTCGCCGGCCATCCCCAGCCCCTGGTGGTGGCCGGGCTCACCGCGGTCAACATGCTTCCGTGGCTGTTGTTCGCGCTGCCCGCGGGCGTGCTCGTGGACCGCCACGACCGGCGCCGTCTGCTGGTCCTCAGCAATGTGGTGCGGGCCGCGGCGCTGCTGGGGGCGATCGCCGCGTTCGCCGCCGGGGGCTCGGTGCCGCTCCTGTACGGGCTGGCGTTCGTGCTGGGCGTCGCCGAGACGCTCGCCGAGACCGCGGGCCCCGCGATGCTGCCCGCGATCGTCGCCCCGCAGCAACTGGAGCGCGCCAACGGGCAGTTGTTCGCCCCGCAGGTCATCCTGAACGAGATGGCGGGCCCGCCGCTCGCCGGGCTCCTGGTCGGGATCGGCGCGACCCTGGCGCTGGCCACCGGCGGCGCCCTGTACGCGGTCGCCGCCGTGCTGCTCACCGGCCTGGCCAAAGCCGTACCGGCGCCGCGGGAGACCGCTCGGGCCGGCTCCTCGATGTGGCGGGAGATCCGGGCGGGCGTCGGCTTCGTGCTCGGCCGCGCGGCGCTCGCCCGCACCCTCGCGGCCAGCGCGCTGTACGGCCTCGTGTACTCGGCGACCTTCTCCATGCTGGTGCTCCTGGCGTACGGGTCGCTGCGCCTGCACGCCGTCGGTTACGGCCTGCTGCTCACCGTCGGCTCGATCGGCTCGGTCTTCGGTACGTGGCTGGCCGGCCGGCTTGCCGAGAAGGTGCCCACCATCCCGCTCGCCCTGGCCTCGCTCGTACTGTCGGGCACCGCGTACATCGCGATGGGGCTGGCCGGGAACGTGGTGGCGGTGGGCGCTGCCCTGCTGTGCAACGGCGTGTTCATGATGAGCTGGAACATCCCGGTCCTGTCCCTGCGCCAGCGGTTCGCGCCGGCCGAACTCCAGGGCCGCGTGATGAGCGTGTCGCGGCTGTGTTCCTGGGGAACCATGCCGCTCGGCGCGGCGCTTGGCGGTCTGCTCGCCCGTTTCTCCTCCGTCGCCACGGTCTTCGTGACGTTCGGAGCCGCCCTGATCGTGGGCGCCCTCGTTCTGCTCGCCCCGCTGCGCAAGGTCGTCCTGACTCAGGGCGCGGTGGACGGTACGGGCTCGCACCACCGGCACACAGATGACGAAAGAGGAGACAATGACAGCCACTCCGTATGA
- a CDS encoding phytanoyl-CoA dioxygenase family protein, whose amino-acid sequence MEATQLRDVRKRLPLRTLSPQDWEQWITLGYVIVRQAVPADNVERLTEALFAFEDMDPDDQATWYKSDAPSQRLPGHSGLVEIYNHQAMWDNRQTPRLYDAFVDVWDTTDLWVVIDFANVNPPNRGTREFEGFVHWDVDTSRRPLPISCQGVLSLSAGDEEIGGFQCVPGIFEKLDGWLAQQPADRDPMTPDLTGHEIVTPRVDPGDLIIFNSLLPHGVRPNRSPDRVRMAQYISMSPALEHDTALRETRIAFWRDRIPPHEHEHHGQPRKRERELYGRAELTPLGERLLGLRSWSA is encoded by the coding sequence ATGGAAGCCACCCAGCTCAGGGACGTCCGCAAACGGCTGCCCCTGCGCACCCTGTCGCCGCAGGACTGGGAGCAGTGGATCACCCTCGGCTATGTCATCGTGCGCCAGGCGGTCCCCGCCGACAACGTGGAACGCCTGACCGAGGCGCTGTTCGCCTTCGAGGACATGGATCCGGACGACCAGGCCACCTGGTACAAGAGCGACGCGCCCAGCCAGCGGCTGCCCGGACACAGCGGCCTGGTGGAGATCTACAACCACCAGGCGATGTGGGACAACCGCCAGACGCCGCGCCTGTACGACGCGTTCGTGGACGTGTGGGACACCACGGACCTGTGGGTGGTCATCGACTTCGCCAACGTCAACCCGCCCAACCGCGGCACCCGCGAGTTCGAGGGCTTCGTCCACTGGGACGTCGACACCTCGCGGCGCCCGCTGCCCATCAGCTGCCAGGGCGTGCTGTCGCTGAGCGCGGGCGACGAGGAGATCGGCGGGTTCCAGTGCGTGCCCGGCATCTTCGAGAAGCTCGACGGCTGGCTCGCCCAGCAGCCCGCCGACCGCGACCCGATGACCCCCGACCTCACGGGCCACGAGATCGTCACCCCGCGGGTGGACCCCGGCGACCTCATCATCTTCAACAGCCTGCTGCCGCACGGTGTACGGCCCAACCGCTCGCCGGACCGGGTGCGCATGGCCCAGTACATCTCCATGTCCCCGGCGCTGGAGCACGACACGGCCCTGCGCGAGACGCGGATCGCGTTCTGGCGGGACCGGATCCCGCCGCACGAGCACGAGCACCACGGTCAACCCCGCAAGCGGGAACGGGAGTTGTACGGGCGCGCCGAGCTGACCCCGCTCGGTGAACGGCTCCTGGGCCTGCGCAGCTGGTCCGCCTGA
- a CDS encoding NAD(P)/FAD-dependent oxidoreductase has translation MTATPYDAVIVGGGPAGLNAALYLGRSRRRTVLIDSGDARNMAAGVMHNVPTNDGVSIADFRERARAEIAGYGVELVDGEVTSVSPDGDQVVTVTRSGTELRSRTVLYAAGVRSILPDLPGIADLWGKSVFECPYCHAYEVRDGAFGVYGGGVPSECLAATLTVWASSLTYLSDQRELPEDEQARLAAAGVPTVADKVLGLAGGPDGVSVKLDDGRSLEFAALFTHLETEPRIQPLRPWLQAADLTEVQTDERGRTSLPRLYVAGDLGKNMQQAAMAAASGALAAMAINADLIREDRPGALYDL, from the coding sequence ATGACAGCCACTCCGTATGACGCCGTGATCGTCGGCGGCGGCCCCGCGGGTCTGAACGCCGCTCTGTACCTGGGCCGCTCGCGCCGCCGGACCGTGCTGATCGACTCGGGCGACGCACGGAACATGGCGGCCGGGGTCATGCACAACGTTCCCACCAACGACGGTGTGAGCATCGCGGACTTCCGGGAGCGGGCCCGCGCGGAGATCGCCGGATACGGGGTGGAGCTGGTCGACGGCGAGGTGACTTCGGTGTCGCCCGACGGCGACCAGGTGGTCACGGTGACCCGCTCCGGCACCGAGCTGCGCAGCCGCACGGTGCTGTACGCGGCCGGAGTGCGCTCGATCCTGCCCGACCTGCCCGGCATCGCCGACCTGTGGGGCAAGAGCGTCTTCGAGTGCCCTTACTGCCACGCCTACGAGGTGCGCGACGGGGCGTTCGGCGTGTACGGCGGAGGGGTGCCCAGCGAGTGTCTGGCCGCCACCCTCACGGTGTGGGCGTCCTCCCTCACCTATCTGTCCGACCAGCGCGAGCTGCCCGAGGACGAGCAGGCCCGGCTGGCCGCCGCCGGGGTGCCCACCGTGGCGGACAAGGTGCTGGGCCTCGCGGGGGGGCCCGACGGGGTCAGCGTCAAACTGGACGACGGCCGCTCCCTCGAATTCGCCGCCCTGTTCACCCACTTGGAGACCGAGCCGCGCATCCAGCCGCTGCGCCCGTGGCTCCAGGCGGCCGACCTCACCGAGGTGCAGACCGACGAACGCGGCCGCACCTCGCTGCCGCGCCTGTACGTCGCCGGTGACCTGGGCAAGAACATGCAGCAGGCGGCCATGGCCGCGGCCAGCGGCGCACTGGCCGCGATGGCCATCAACGCCGACCTCATCCGCGAGGACCGCCCCGGCGCCCTGTACGACCTGTAA
- a CDS encoding carbamoyltransferase C-terminal domain-containing protein has protein sequence MPTIGLNFGHDGGAALAEPGGVHVIEAERQVGLRHVCGGNKTFASEVGGWIGTLFDRAGGPVTGIAVSDWYTPACEILPGPLTELVGQDITWSRPGDALASSVLRPLKPVEWALGDATRSVPLTAVRHHYAHAALAYYTSGESKALTLALDGTGNYAECGMVCLGDGDDLVPVRSFDNRNGPRFGLLYEALARRVHGGQFDTGKLLGLAATGEVDADLLPVVRAMMIGERSRRSDELFAPLGDTAPVGSALRYEDSWFEYDESSGGYLDGLLADATDDDVVHSYGEIFPDEIRAASGRRFVIGKSPEDAVCRDLAATVQAAVEQDLLHLVTALHARYPEYRVLCYAGGCALNILANSRLAQAELFDRIHIPTCCDDSGIALGAALALANAQDRPRRTKDAEPAYAGPALITTTSDTRHRREVLTSEGEFIERIADLLASRHCVAWLEGGMETGPRALGHRSLLVSPHWPGARKHVSQAIKHREWFRPVSPLCPVEVAGQYFSGPLDQTDRMLFAVRVRPERAEDLTEVRHIDGTARLQTVTSTEHPLLHRLCLALKTRTGLPVLINTSANAGGRPILNSLDEALALLDSTPLDAVVLAGERTVIHS, from the coding sequence ATGCCGACGATCGGTCTGAACTTCGGACACGACGGTGGCGCCGCCCTGGCCGAGCCCGGGGGCGTCCATGTCATCGAGGCCGAACGCCAGGTGGGACTGCGCCACGTGTGCGGCGGCAACAAGACGTTCGCGAGCGAGGTCGGCGGGTGGATCGGCACGCTGTTCGATCGGGCCGGCGGCCCGGTCACCGGCATCGCCGTGTCCGACTGGTACACCCCGGCCTGCGAGATCCTGCCCGGCCCGCTCACCGAACTGGTCGGGCAGGACATCACCTGGAGCAGGCCGGGCGACGCCCTGGCGTCCTCGGTCCTGCGCCCGTTGAAGCCGGTGGAGTGGGCGCTCGGCGACGCCACCCGCTCGGTGCCGCTCACCGCGGTGCGCCACCACTACGCGCACGCCGCCCTCGCCTACTACACCTCCGGCGAGTCCAAGGCGCTCACCCTGGCCCTGGACGGAACCGGCAACTACGCCGAGTGCGGCATGGTCTGCCTGGGCGACGGCGACGACCTGGTCCCGGTCAGGTCGTTCGACAACCGCAACGGCCCGCGCTTCGGCCTGCTCTACGAGGCGCTGGCCCGGCGCGTGCACGGCGGCCAGTTCGACACCGGCAAACTGCTCGGTCTGGCCGCCACCGGCGAGGTCGACGCGGATCTGTTGCCGGTGGTGCGGGCCATGATGATCGGGGAGCGGTCCCGGCGCTCGGACGAGCTGTTCGCGCCGCTCGGCGACACCGCGCCCGTCGGCAGCGCGCTGCGCTACGAGGACAGCTGGTTCGAGTACGACGAGAGCTCCGGCGGCTATCTCGACGGGCTGCTCGCCGACGCGACCGACGACGACGTGGTGCACTCCTACGGGGAGATCTTCCCCGACGAGATCCGCGCCGCCTCCGGCCGCCGCTTCGTGATCGGCAAGAGCCCCGAGGACGCGGTCTGCCGCGATCTGGCCGCGACCGTGCAGGCGGCCGTGGAGCAGGACCTGCTGCACCTGGTCACGGCGCTGCACGCGCGGTATCCCGAGTACCGGGTGCTGTGTTACGCGGGCGGCTGCGCGCTGAACATCCTCGCCAACTCCCGTCTCGCCCAAGCCGAGTTGTTCGACCGCATCCACATCCCGACCTGCTGTGACGACTCGGGCATCGCGCTGGGGGCCGCGCTGGCGCTCGCGAACGCGCAGGACCGGCCCCGCCGCACGAAGGACGCCGAGCCCGCCTACGCCGGGCCCGCCCTCATCACCACGACCTCCGACACCCGCCACCGCCGTGAAGTCCTGACGAGCGAGGGCGAGTTCATCGAGCGGATCGCCGATCTGCTGGCCTCGCGCCACTGCGTGGCCTGGCTGGAGGGCGGTATGGAGACCGGCCCGCGCGCCCTTGGCCACCGCTCACTGCTCGTCTCCCCGCACTGGCCCGGCGCGCGCAAACACGTTTCCCAGGCCATCAAGCACCGCGAGTGGTTCCGCCCGGTGTCGCCGCTGTGCCCGGTCGAGGTGGCCGGCCAGTACTTCAGCGGCCCGCTCGACCAGACCGACCGGATGCTGTTCGCCGTACGGGTGCGGCCCGAGCGGGCCGAAGACCTCACCGAGGTCCGGCACATCGACGGCACCGCGCGCCTTCAGACCGTGACCTCGACCGAACACCCGCTGCTGCACCGGCTGTGCCTGGCCCTGAAGACCCGTACCGGACTGCCCGTCCTCATCAACACCAGCGCCAACGCGGGCGGGCGCCCGATCCTCAACAGCCTCGACGAGGCGCTGGCCCTGCTCGACAGCACCCCACTGGACGCCGTCGTACTCGCCGGTGAACGCACCGTCATCCATTCCTGA